The nucleotide sequence CATCATTCCTGTCGCGGAGAGCCGGAGCTCGTACAACGGCCTCTTCGTCTTCCTCTTCATCGTGGCCGCCACGATGTTCAGCGCCCTTGTGATCCATCGGCTCGCCTCGCGGGCACATCGCCGAGCCCCGGCCTGGGACTGCGGCTTTCCCGATGCGAGCCCGGCCACGCAGTACACGGCCGGCAGCTTCGCCCAACCGATTCGAAGGGTTTACGGCACCGTGTTCTTCCGCGCTCGGGAGCACGTGCACATGCCTCAGCCCGGAGACACCGGCCCGGCACGCCTCGAGGTCCGTCTGACGGATCTGATTTGGGACCGGCTTTACGTGCCGCTTGCGGAGGCGGTCGGTCGCGTCGCGGATCGCCTGAACCCATTCCAGTTCCTGACGATCCGCCGTTACCTCGGCCTCGTACTGGTCGCGCTCGTCACGTTGCTCGTGCTGGTGGCACTCTGGCCATGATCGCCTCGCTCGCCGTCCAGGCGATTCAGATCCTTCTGGTGCTGATCCTTGCGCCCGGCCTCACAGGACTCGTTCGAAAAGCGAAGGCCCGGCTTTTCCGACGCCAAGGCCCACCGCTATTTCAGCCCTATCGCGACCTCCTGAGGATGCTGCGCAAGGAGGTCGTGCTCGCGGAGAATGCCTCCTGGCTCTTCCGGACCACGCCCTACCTCATTCTCGCCGTGACATGGGTCGCGGCGTCGCTTGTGCCCACCTTTGCGACTGCCCTTCTCTTCTCCGGGGCAGCCGACCTGCTCGTCATCATCGCCCTCCTGGGAAGTGCGCGCTTCTTTCTGGCACTCGCCGGAATGGACGTCGGTACGTCGTTCGGCGGGATCGGCTCGAGCCGCGAGGTGATGATCGGCTCGCTCGCCGAGCCAGCGATGCTGATGGTCGTCTTCACCCTGGCCCTGATCGCCGGATCCACGCAGTTCTCGACGATCACCTCCGTCCTCGCCTCGGAGGGGATCGGACTCCGGCCCTCGCTCGGCCTGGGCCTCGCTGCGCTGATCATGGTGGCGATCGCGGAGAACTCGCGGATTCCCGTGGACAATCCGGCCACGCACCTGGAGCTCACGATGGTCCATGAGGCGATGGTCCTCGAGTATTCCGGACGGCATCTGGCGGTTCTCGAGCTCGCCGCCTGGCTCAAGCTCCTCCTTTACGTGTCCCTCATCGGAAGCGTGTTCTTTCCTTGGGGGCTGGCTCCGGCCAGCACCGGCTTCGCCGCGATGTCGGTGGGGGCGGGTGCGTACTTCGCCAAGTTGGTCCTCGGCGGCTTCCTCCTTGCCATGCTCGAGACGACGGTCGCGAAGATGAGGGTCTTCCGCGTGCCCGACTTCCTGGGAGCCGGACTCATGCTGGGGCTGCTGGCGACGCTCCTCCTCTTCCTCGCTCGGAGTCTGTAGATGACGACAGACCTCCAATTCGACGTCGCACACTTCCTCGCCGCGGGCATGGTTCTGCTGAGCTTTCTGATGCTCTATCAGGACCGCATGTACGCCTTGCTCGACGTCTTCAGGCTCCATGCCGTCTTACTCGCGCTCTCGGTCACCTGGCAGGCCTACATGCAGTCGGCCCCGCATCTCCTGGTGACCGCGGGGATCGCGCTCGTCTTCAAGGCGTTCATCGTCCCGACGGCACTGCGCCGGATCGTCGTACGTCTCGGCATTCATCGTGAGATCGAGACCGTGGGTGGCGTCGGACTCACCATGCTCGCGGGCATGGGGCTCGTTGCCCTGTCCATGGTCGTGATCCTGAAGGTCACTCCGGGGGCAGATGCCCTGGCCCGGGAGGATCTGGCCTTCGCGCTGTCCGTCGTGCTCCTCGGCCTCCTTCTGATGGTAACGCGGCGAAACGCGGTCACGCAGGTCATCGGGTTCATGTCGCTCGAGAATGGCCTGGTCCTGGCCGCGACGGGCGCGATGGGAATGCCCCTCGTGGTCGAGATCAGCGTCGCCTTTTCCGTTCTGATCGCGTTCATCGTGATCGGGATCTTCCTCTTCCGCATCCGTGAGCGCTTCGACACGGTGGACGTGCATGCCCTGGACCGGTTCAGAGGAGAGCGGGAATGACCGGCCTCCCCATCGGCGGCGAGGTCGCCACCCTTCTGATCCCCCTGATCGCGGCCGCCGTCCTGGCCGCGCTTCCCGGATATCGGGTGACCGCCCGCCTCAACGTGATCGCGACCTTCGCGACGCTGGTCGCCGCCCTCTCGCTCTTCTTCACCGAGCGACCGCTCCCCGGACCCTATCTCATCGTAGACGACCTCAACATCGTCTTCCTGGTGCTGACCACCTTCGTCGCCTTCACGACGAGCATCTTCAGCGCGAGCTACATAGCCCACGAGCTCGCCACGGGCCGTCTGACGCCGGCCTACCTGCGGTTCTACCACGCGACGTACCAGCTCCTGATGTTCGGGATGAACCTCGCGCTACTCGCGAACAACATCGGCGTGATGTGGGTGGCGATCGAGCTGGCGACGCTCACCACGGTGCTGATGGTCGGGATCTACCGCACCCACGAGGCCCTGGAGGCGGCATGGAAGTACTTCATTCTCGGGAGCGTCGGGATCGGACTGGCCCTGTTCGGGACCGTCCTGGTTTACCTCGCGGCCCAGCCCGTCGTGGGCGAAGGCCTGAACGCGATGGTCTGGACCATCCTCGTCGAACGAGCGGGAGAGCTGGACCCGGGGCTCCTCGATGTCGCCTTCGTGTTTCTGCTTCTCGGATATGGAACCAAGGTCGGGCTGGCACCCCTGCACGCATGGCTCCCCGACGCGCACGCCGAGGGGCCCACCCCGATCTCGGCGGTCCTGTCGGGGCTCCTTCTGAACGTCGCCCTTCACGCCATTCTGCGATTCAAGATCCTGCTGGCCGGAGCGCCGGAGGCGCTCTCGCCGGGTCCTCTGTTGGTGACGCTTGGACTCGTGTCGCTGGTCTTCGCCGGCTTCATGCTCTATCGCAGACGGGACATCAAGCGACTCTTCGCCTATTCCTCGATCGAGCATATGGGGATCATCGCCTTCGCCTTCGGGATGGGAGGACCGCTGGCCAACTTCGCCGGCCTCCTCCACATGGTGATGCACTCGCTCACGAAGTCCGCGATTTTTTTCGTCGTGGGCCACATCGCGCAGGTGAAGGGAACGCAGAAGATCGCCGACATCCGCGGGCTCACCGTGAGCCATCCGGCTCTCGGATGGGCGTTGGTGCTCGGTGTCGTGGCCATCGCGGGGATGCCCCCCCTCGGAATCTTCATGAGCGAGTTCCTCGTCGTCTCGTCCACCTTCGCCCGCCAGCCGCTTTTGGCGGTTCCTCTCGTGTCGGGACTCCTCGTCGGATTTGGCGCCCTCTTTCTCCGGCTCACCGGACTGGCCTTCGGGGAGCCGTTCGGTGAGTCCGCGCCGGACGAAGCGTCGTACGTGCCGATCTACGTCCACCTCGCGCTCGTGCTGGTGGCCGGCGTCTACCTTCCGCCGACGCTGGTGGTCTGGTTCCAGCATGTCGCGGGTCTTCTGGGATAGGGAACGGCATGGACCTGCACACGATCGTCGCGGAAGCCCGACGGGTGGGGGCGCACCGTCCATGGCCGCGCGTGGTGGTGACCGCGGACGGCTGGGAGGCCGCGATCGCGAGCATGGTCGCGGGCGACCTCACCCTTCTGGGACTTTGGGGCGATGGGCCGACGGTTCACATGGCCGTCCTCGTCGAGAGCACCACCGAGATCGCGGTCCTGAGCCTCCCCTGCCCGACGGGTCGTTATCCTTCCGTAGGGAGGAAGCACGCGGCGGCGATCCGCCCGGAGCGGGCGCTCCGCGACCTCACCAGCCTCGTGCCGGTCGGCCTCCCCGACGAGCGCCCCTGGCTCGACCACGGCCGCTGGGGCCTCCGCCACCCGCTCGGCGAAAAGAGCGCGAACGTAGGCGCTCCGCCGACTTATGCCTTCCTCCCGGCCGAGGGCGAAAGCCTCCACCAGATCCCCGTGGGACCGGTCCACGCTGGAATCATCGAGCCGGGGCATTTCCGTTTCACCGCGAACGGCGAAGCGGTTGTCCGGCTAGAGGAAAGGCTCGGTTACACGCACAAGGGCATCGAGGGCCTGATGGAGGGTGCCGACCTCGCGACCGCGGCTCGGCTCGCCGGACGTGTATCGGGGGATTCGACGGTTGCCTATGCGCTCGCGTTCGCTCGGGCCGTCGAAGCAGCCCTGGAAATCGAGGCGCCCCCTCGGGCCGCTCGGCTCCGAGCGGTGATGGCCGAGGTCGAACGTATTGCCAACCACATCGGAGACATCGGCGCGATCTGCAACGACGCCTCCTTTGGGCTCATGCACGCGCACTGCGGCGTGCTCCGGGAAAGGGTCCTTCGATTCGCGCAGGGGGCATTCGGGCACCGGCTGATGATGGACGCGATCGTGCCCGGCGGGGTCGCGGTTGACCTTTCCGCCGATGACGCATCGCAGCTCCGCTCCCTCCTCCGACTTCTCCGACGCGATTTTCAGCCGCTCGTCGAGCTATACGACGGTACCGCCTCGCTCCAGGATCGCACGGTTGGCACCGGGATCCTGAAACCGGCGCTGGCAGGCGCTTTCGGGGCCAGCGGGTTCGTCGGGCGTGCCTCGGGCCGCGCCTTCGACGCAAGGCGGGCGCTTCGGTATCCGCCCTTCGATGTTTTGGAGTTCGAGGTGCCGGTTCTCGAAGAGGGTGATGTCAACGCGCGCGTCTGGATCCGGATCCGTGAGGTCGAGCAGTCCCTCGCACTGCTCTCCGCGCTGGCCGACCTGCCGGAGGGTCCGATTCGCCGCGAGCTCCCGATCCGGGCCGGCGAGGGAATGGCCATCGCCGAGGGATTCCGCGGGGACGTCCTGGCCTGGGTGCGGATGGACGGGGAGGGAAAGCTCCTCCGCTGCCACCTCCGCGACCCTTCCTGGTTCCAGTGGCCGCTCCTGGAAGCGGCCGTCGAGGGAAACATCGTCGCCGACTTTCCGCTGTGTAACAAGTCGTTCAACTGCTCATACTCGGGACACGACGTCTAGACATGCCCATGCGGAAGCTGTTGTTCCAGGGTCTCGTTCGCCCCCCCTTCACGGAGGTTGCGCCAGCGATCAGTGCGGAAGAGCTCGCTGAGCTGTCCGCGCGGCTTGACGCGGTAGCGCGGCGCCGGCTCGGGCGAGGCCTGGCCATCCGCCAGGTCGACGCGGGATCGTGCAACGGCTGTGAGCTCGAGATCCACGCGCTCCACAATGCCTTCTACGATCTGGAGCGGTTCGGACTCCGTTTTGTCGCCTCTCCCCGCCACGCCGACGTTCTCTTGGTCACCGGACCAGTGACGAAGAACATGGCCGAGGCGCTCGCGCGAACCTACGAGGCGACTCCGGAACCAAAGTGGGTCGTAAGTGCCGGCGCTTGTGCGCTCGACGGCGGGATCTTCGCGCCGTCGTACGCCGTGGTCGGCGGGGTTGGCCAGGTGATCCCCGTGGATCTCCACATCCCGGGTTGCCCCCCGACGCCGGCGGACTTGCTGAAGGGTCTCGTCTCGCTCCTCGAACCAAGGTAGAAAGGTGCGGCCGCGGCCTGGTCCCTTCCGCGTCGTTGCTCAGCCGAACGCCTCGACGTTTCCCGGTCGCCCTGGGCGCGCTCGAAGCAACTCCGTACGTCCTCCCGCCCGCCCGCGCACTCAGTCGGCTGATCGGTTCTGCCTCGGGGCCGGCTTCGCGACCGGGCGCTTCGGCTTCGTCCAGATTCATGGGGACCCGGCCCAAAGGCGATCCACGACAGGATCGCGGGGACCGTGGTGGTTCGGAGCCATGGGCTCGATCCATGAGGATCCTCGGCGGGGAGTGGGCCGGAAGGGATCTGGTTTCCCCATCGGGGCGCG is from Gemmatimonadota bacterium and encodes:
- a CDS encoding NADH-quinone oxidoreductase subunit H — protein: MAMIASLAVQAIQILLVLILAPGLTGLVRKAKARLFRRQGPPLFQPYRDLLRMLRKEVVLAENASWLFRTTPYLILAVTWVAASLVPTFATALLFSGAADLLVIIALLGSARFFLALAGMDVGTSFGGIGSSREVMIGSLAEPAMLMVVFTLALIAGSTQFSTITSVLASEGIGLRPSLGLGLAALIMVAIAENSRIPVDNPATHLELTMVHEAMVLEYSGRHLAVLELAAWLKLLLYVSLIGSVFFPWGLAPASTGFAAMSVGAGAYFAKLVLGGFLLAMLETTVAKMRVFRVPDFLGAGLMLGLLATLLLFLARSL
- a CDS encoding hydrogenase-4 component E, coding for MTTDLQFDVAHFLAAGMVLLSFLMLYQDRMYALLDVFRLHAVLLALSVTWQAYMQSAPHLLVTAGIALVFKAFIVPTALRRIVVRLGIHREIETVGGVGLTMLAGMGLVALSMVVILKVTPGADALAREDLAFALSVVLLGLLLMVTRRNAVTQVIGFMSLENGLVLAATGAMGMPLVVEISVAFSVLIAFIVIGIFLFRIRERFDTVDVHALDRFRGERE
- a CDS encoding hydrogenase 4 subunit F gives rise to the protein MTGLPIGGEVATLLIPLIAAAVLAALPGYRVTARLNVIATFATLVAALSLFFTERPLPGPYLIVDDLNIVFLVLTTFVAFTTSIFSASYIAHELATGRLTPAYLRFYHATYQLLMFGMNLALLANNIGVMWVAIELATLTTVLMVGIYRTHEALEAAWKYFILGSVGIGLALFGTVLVYLAAQPVVGEGLNAMVWTILVERAGELDPGLLDVAFVFLLLGYGTKVGLAPLHAWLPDAHAEGPTPISAVLSGLLLNVALHAILRFKILLAGAPEALSPGPLLVTLGLVSLVFAGFMLYRRRDIKRLFAYSSIEHMGIIAFAFGMGGPLANFAGLLHMVMHSLTKSAIFFVVGHIAQVKGTQKIADIRGLTVSHPALGWALVLGVVAIAGMPPLGIFMSEFLVVSSTFARQPLLAVPLVSGLLVGFGALFLRLTGLAFGEPFGESAPDEASYVPIYVHLALVLVAGVYLPPTLVVWFQHVAGLLG
- a CDS encoding nickel-dependent hydrogenase large subunit yields the protein MDLHTIVAEARRVGAHRPWPRVVVTADGWEAAIASMVAGDLTLLGLWGDGPTVHMAVLVESTTEIAVLSLPCPTGRYPSVGRKHAAAIRPERALRDLTSLVPVGLPDERPWLDHGRWGLRHPLGEKSANVGAPPTYAFLPAEGESLHQIPVGPVHAGIIEPGHFRFTANGEAVVRLEERLGYTHKGIEGLMEGADLATAARLAGRVSGDSTVAYALAFARAVEAALEIEAPPRAARLRAVMAEVERIANHIGDIGAICNDASFGLMHAHCGVLRERVLRFAQGAFGHRLMMDAIVPGGVAVDLSADDASQLRSLLRLLRRDFQPLVELYDGTASLQDRTVGTGILKPALAGAFGASGFVGRASGRAFDARRALRYPPFDVLEFEVPVLEEGDVNARVWIRIREVEQSLALLSALADLPEGPIRRELPIRAGEGMAIAEGFRGDVLAWVRMDGEGKLLRCHLRDPSWFQWPLLEAAVEGNIVADFPLCNKSFNCSYSGHDV
- a CDS encoding NADH-quinone oxidoreductase subunit B family protein, with translation MRKLLFQGLVRPPFTEVAPAISAEELAELSARLDAVARRRLGRGLAIRQVDAGSCNGCELEIHALHNAFYDLERFGLRFVASPRHADVLLVTGPVTKNMAEALARTYEATPEPKWVVSAGACALDGGIFAPSYAVVGGVGQVIPVDLHIPGCPPTPADLLKGLVSLLEPR